The following are encoded in a window of Spea bombifrons isolate aSpeBom1 chromosome 2, aSpeBom1.2.pri, whole genome shotgun sequence genomic DNA:
- the VGLL3 gene encoding transcription cofactor vestigial-like protein 3 isoform X1 — protein sequence MSCLDVMYHRQVYGMPHYLPSTAAACTTAYYHHHHHNQQKKIAAYSKMQEAIEMILPTKQEEDEKEQPAEMEYLNSRCVLFTYFQGDIGAVVDEHFSRALSQISSFNPDNASTKCKPGATRENPSVSCQRTSFPPPLWTTTSACLSGVHSDFPPAATGTFPSADPNSWHGDSLHQTVQPPPSAVSETWHYPLGSQTSSPYTHMHDVYMYHHHAHPHMHHHHRHHHPSSHLDPRYGPLLMPSMRTARISPAQCETTKTDATAATTATSAWPGAFHGTVDIVPGFGFDSGIQHQDKGKDSPWF from the exons ATGAGTTGTCTGGATGTTATGTATCATCGCCAGGTTTATGGGATGCCCCACTATCTGCCCAGCACGGCGGCAGCGTGTACCACAGCctactaccaccaccaccaccacaaccAGCAG AAGAAGATAGCTGCGTACAGTAAGATGCAAGAAGCAATAGAGATGATTCTCCCAACAAAGCAGGAAGAAGATGAAAAGGAGCAACCAGCGGAGATGGAATACCTGAATTCTCGCTGTGTCCTCTTTACGTATTTTCAGGGAGACATTGGAGCTGTTGTAGATGAACATTTCTCAAGGGCGTTGAGCCAGATCAGCTCCTTCAACCCAGATAACGCATCCACAAAATGCAAACCAGGGGCAACGAGAG agaACCCATCAGTATCATGCCAAAGGACTAGTTTTCCCCCACCACTATGGACAACAACTTCTGCATGTTTGAGTGGTGTTCATTCAGACTTTCCACCAGCAGCCACTGGCACCTTCCCATCAGCAGACCCTAACAGCTGGCATGGAGACAGCTTGCATCAGACTGTACAGCCTCCACCATCTGCCGTATCAGAAACGTGGCATTATCCACTGGGTTCACAGACAAGCTCGCCTTATACGCATATGCATGATGTCTACATGTACCACCATCATGCTCACCCACACATGCACCACCATCACCGCCATCACCATCCTAGTTCCCACCTAGACCCACGATATGGACCGCTTCTAATGCCCTCCATGCGCACAGCCAGGATCTCCCCTGCACAGTGTGAGACAACAAAAACTGATGCCACTGCTGCCACTACTGCTACCTCGGCATGGCCTGGCGCATTTCATGGAACTGTGGATATTGTTCCAGGTTTTGGCTTTGATTCAG GTATTCAGCATCAGGATAAAGGAAAGGACTCGCCGTGGTTCTGA
- the VGLL3 gene encoding transcription cofactor vestigial-like protein 3 isoform X2, whose amino-acid sequence MSCLDVMYHRQVYGMPHYLPSTAAACTTAYYHHHHHNQQKIAAYSKMQEAIEMILPTKQEEDEKEQPAEMEYLNSRCVLFTYFQGDIGAVVDEHFSRALSQISSFNPDNASTKCKPGATRENPSVSCQRTSFPPPLWTTTSACLSGVHSDFPPAATGTFPSADPNSWHGDSLHQTVQPPPSAVSETWHYPLGSQTSSPYTHMHDVYMYHHHAHPHMHHHHRHHHPSSHLDPRYGPLLMPSMRTARISPAQCETTKTDATAATTATSAWPGAFHGTVDIVPGFGFDSGIQHQDKGKDSPWF is encoded by the exons ATGAGTTGTCTGGATGTTATGTATCATCGCCAGGTTTATGGGATGCCCCACTATCTGCCCAGCACGGCGGCAGCGTGTACCACAGCctactaccaccaccaccaccacaaccAGCAG AAGATAGCTGCGTACAGTAAGATGCAAGAAGCAATAGAGATGATTCTCCCAACAAAGCAGGAAGAAGATGAAAAGGAGCAACCAGCGGAGATGGAATACCTGAATTCTCGCTGTGTCCTCTTTACGTATTTTCAGGGAGACATTGGAGCTGTTGTAGATGAACATTTCTCAAGGGCGTTGAGCCAGATCAGCTCCTTCAACCCAGATAACGCATCCACAAAATGCAAACCAGGGGCAACGAGAG agaACCCATCAGTATCATGCCAAAGGACTAGTTTTCCCCCACCACTATGGACAACAACTTCTGCATGTTTGAGTGGTGTTCATTCAGACTTTCCACCAGCAGCCACTGGCACCTTCCCATCAGCAGACCCTAACAGCTGGCATGGAGACAGCTTGCATCAGACTGTACAGCCTCCACCATCTGCCGTATCAGAAACGTGGCATTATCCACTGGGTTCACAGACAAGCTCGCCTTATACGCATATGCATGATGTCTACATGTACCACCATCATGCTCACCCACACATGCACCACCATCACCGCCATCACCATCCTAGTTCCCACCTAGACCCACGATATGGACCGCTTCTAATGCCCTCCATGCGCACAGCCAGGATCTCCCCTGCACAGTGTGAGACAACAAAAACTGATGCCACTGCTGCCACTACTGCTACCTCGGCATGGCCTGGCGCATTTCATGGAACTGTGGATATTGTTCCAGGTTTTGGCTTTGATTCAG GTATTCAGCATCAGGATAAAGGAAAGGACTCGCCGTGGTTCTGA